A single genomic interval of Apis cerana isolate GH-2021 linkage group LG2, AcerK_1.0, whole genome shotgun sequence harbors:
- the LOC114576756 gene encoding odorant receptor 85b-like yields MIRLKTIITCPVEVCLRLIGIWPYSSYRIMQRIFWTIIMGNSTIFQLWYCISYFKTADLLDLLDGITLTLSNTVTFFKLIILWFNYRTIHNILTIVFEDWNNRALTDKKKQLMVDNTRLSSRISNFLFGIYSVTCILYSASIALISDDIDNTNNELILNNKKLLLKMKLPFDFTIFPLYEFVIVAQFVFECFVALTAGMLMAFSAALVLHIGSQIDITCQELIEIPRYYRGETSYMLKNIIVKHQRILRLSENVKHLFLYTSLIQFLSNILVICFLGFILVNALGTEQGSTIFIKCFPYYIAANCEAFILCYTGEYLMFKNESIVHAAYDMLWYNLNPRDSRIVLLILIQAQRKLILSAGNFVTLSVQTFASMQKVSASYISILMTIY; encoded by the exons ATGATAAGACTTAAGACTATAATTACTTGTCCTGTAGAAGTTTGTCTTCGTTTAATAGGCATTTGGCCATATTCTTCGTATAGAATTATGCAACGTATTTTTTGGACAATAATAATGGGTAACTCCACAATATTCCAACTTTGGTattgtatttcttattttaaaacagcAGATTTACTTGATCTATTAGATGGCATAACTTTGACTCTGTCAAATACGGTTACGTTCTTTAAATTGATCATTCTTTGGTTTAATTATCg aaCAATTCACAATATACTAACAATTGTGTTTGAGGATTGGAATAATCGTGCTCttactgataaaaaaaaacaacttatGGTGGACAATACTCGTTTATCTTCTcgcatttcaaattttttatttggcaTTTATTCAGTaacttgtattttatattcagcAAGTATCGCGCTGATTTCTGATGATAttgataatactaataatgaattgattttaaacaacaaaaaattattgcttaaAATGAAGCTTCCTTTCGATTTCACGATTTTTCCACTCTATGAATTCGTTATAGTTGCACAATTTGTATTTGAATGTTTTGTAGCTCTCACGGCTGGAATGTTAATGGCATTTTCTGCAGCATTA GTATTACATATAGGTAGTCAAATAGATATCACATGTCAAGAACTTATCGAGATTCCAAGATATTATAGAGGAGAAACATCatatatgttgaaaaatattattgtcaaaCATCAAAGGATTCTTCGTTTATCTGAAAatgttaaacatttatttctatacaCATCactgatacaatttttatcaaatattttagtgATATGCTTCTTAGGATTTATTCTTGTAAAT GCTTTAGGCACTGAACAAGGATCtacaatattcataaaatgtttCCCTTATTATATTGCTGCGAATTGCGAAGCGTTCATTCTTTGCTATACTGGAGAATATCTTATGTTTAag aatgaaAGTATTGTTCATGCAGCATACGACATGCTTTGGTACAATTTAAATCCACGGGACAGtcgaattgtattattaattttaatacaagctcaaagaaaattaatactttcagCTGGGAATTTTGTGACGCTTTCTGTCCAAACATTTGCTAGT atgcaAAAAGTTTCAGCTTCGtacatttcaatattaatgacgatatattaa